A window from Opitutia bacterium ISCC 52 encodes these proteins:
- a CDS encoding DUF4340 domain-containing protein has translation MRKQLTVILILLNLVVFAVFYLFEKGGRAPDELEGRKIFGAEAVDIDYIRISGENLGPDRVLRKVENSWNLISPYEWPANFFAVSRILHQITFLEKETSFEVKEIEAAGRDLSSYGLDKPQMKLEFGKDIKRTSIEIGSTTEIGNRVYILSPDREEIMVIKRDLFDSLLVNLSNLRSQSVFDIPLFEVQTLSLNKSFPTPLRIRISRSAEDWRFEIPFQTRADRAEVETVINGLNSLNVQEFITDAGPDLGEYGLENPQTRLTLEAEDKRQTIEIGNELITPEGDRLYYAKGSESDTVFTIPGLLFDQRLNNAQEALRDRRFVEFEPNSLSTIEITQSNRSVSLQKLETGAWQVLSRDDDGNIAASPADTKILAELVGSLFLLRAQNFVSDAPSNADLENYGFTDPQRIVQLKGDTPLTLIIGDLVEGNARHAYAKLEKDPFIYEVDTSILADFHTRPFNYRLRLLHEEPENAKLVGITISDTETDSIVYNAVLNEVTPTWEAIAEADELDDEGKESLLSLVEQSSQIEAREFIEEGFGNVPWKFRLDLLFESTDSTETRAWTTPLWVTERLTGTNAIAGMEAGGHVFYTTQRFIDAFFKLSFTRFDPGPEPEPTAPLERTPQQDEVSPVEPSP, from the coding sequence ATGAGAAAACAGCTCACCGTTATCCTCATCCTGCTTAACCTGGTCGTGTTTGCGGTATTTTACTTGTTTGAAAAAGGAGGCCGTGCGCCCGACGAACTGGAGGGCCGCAAAATATTTGGCGCGGAAGCAGTCGATATCGACTATATCCGGATCTCAGGTGAAAATTTGGGCCCAGATCGAGTGCTTCGCAAAGTGGAAAACAGCTGGAACCTCATATCACCGTATGAATGGCCGGCCAACTTCTTTGCCGTCAGTCGCATTCTCCACCAAATTACTTTCCTGGAAAAGGAAACCAGTTTTGAGGTCAAAGAAATCGAAGCCGCGGGTCGCGACTTGTCCAGTTACGGACTGGATAAGCCTCAAATGAAACTGGAATTCGGCAAGGATATCAAACGAACCTCCATCGAGATAGGCTCTACCACTGAAATAGGGAATCGCGTCTATATTTTATCTCCAGATCGGGAGGAAATCATGGTCATCAAACGCGATCTCTTCGACAGCTTGTTGGTCAATTTGAGTAACCTACGTAGCCAATCGGTCTTCGATATTCCTCTTTTCGAGGTTCAGACGCTCAGTCTGAACAAGTCCTTCCCTACTCCGTTACGCATCCGTATTTCTCGCAGCGCAGAAGATTGGCGCTTTGAAATTCCATTCCAAACAAGGGCCGATCGTGCAGAGGTGGAAACGGTGATTAATGGACTCAACAGCCTTAACGTACAAGAATTTATCACTGACGCAGGTCCAGATCTCGGTGAGTACGGGTTGGAAAATCCGCAAACGCGTTTGACCCTCGAGGCCGAAGATAAACGCCAAACCATCGAAATTGGTAATGAACTAATTACTCCGGAAGGTGACCGTTTATACTACGCCAAAGGCAGTGAAAGCGACACGGTATTTACCATTCCTGGGCTCCTGTTTGATCAACGCCTCAACAACGCACAAGAAGCTCTTAGAGATCGGCGATTTGTGGAGTTTGAACCGAATTCTCTCAGTACAATAGAAATTACCCAGTCCAACCGTTCGGTCTCCTTACAAAAATTAGAGACCGGTGCCTGGCAGGTCTTGAGTCGCGATGACGACGGTAATATCGCAGCCAGTCCGGCTGATACAAAGATCTTGGCTGAATTAGTCGGCAGCCTGTTTCTTCTAAGAGCACAAAACTTTGTCTCCGATGCTCCTTCGAATGCAGATCTGGAAAACTACGGATTTACCGATCCTCAACGCATCGTGCAGCTGAAAGGGGATACTCCTCTAACGCTCATCATTGGCGATCTGGTAGAAGGAAATGCGCGGCATGCCTATGCTAAATTAGAGAAAGATCCATTTATTTATGAAGTAGATACTTCAATACTAGCCGACTTTCATACACGTCCATTTAACTACCGCCTCAGACTCCTGCACGAGGAACCCGAAAACGCGAAACTAGTCGGCATCACCATTTCCGATACAGAGACGGATAGTATCGTTTACAACGCTGTTCTGAATGAAGTAACTCCCACTTGGGAAGCCATTGCAGAAGCCGATGAATTAGACGATGAGGGTAAGGAAAGCCTGCTTTCGCTCGTGGAACAATCCAGCCAGATTGAAGCTCGTGAATTTATCGAGGAGGGATTCGGGAATGTACCTTGGAAGTTCCGGCTTGATCTTCTCTTCGAGTCGACCGACAGCACGGAAACGCGCGCCTGGACAACGCCGCTCTGGGTAACCGAACGACTCACGGGCACCAATGCCATCGCCGGGATGGAGGCAGGAGGGCATGTGTTTTATACCACCCAGAGATTTATCGATGCCTTCTTCAAACTGAGTTTTACAAGATTCGATCCCGGTCCAGAGCCTGAACCCACAGCGCCGTTAGAAAGAACACCTCAACAGGATGAAGTGAGTCCGGTCGAACCTTCGCCCTGA
- a CDS encoding GldG family protein → MSKFEDFKVSRWINTSHSIFQFLLVCSFFIGLNTLSLTHFKRFDLTENRMFSLSPETISYVEELNEPIRIIVTRSTSENSSDLDSYYQDVENLVKEYAYEAQRAGKGPIEAEFVNVFQQTLLAQQLADEFGINQPNLIIFASENKHRIITPDEIYKMEEMEKTAFRGEQVFTSALLDVSSPQNTSIYFVKGHGELDIANVDPISGLSQLTEELRQRNFTIDTLDLTPANSSIPEDADLLVLAGPQQPLLAREVTILKDYLAENAGRLVILIDPGINNNLGDLFYQWGVLAEDMVVLDSGPDFMMNGGDLLLRRFDSEHPITESMAKNSQSVVVGFSRPVRADIGAPMDDRLSVLPIVGGSETSWGERFYRDENEIGYNEEVDLKGPVSIAVVSERSISSDLGIDIPGGRMVVFGTSNLITNSRLNVLGNFTLILNTFNWALDRNNLLSIAPRPIDRLHITLSQQEMKKLRLALWFLLPGCSAIFGTFIYWLRRS, encoded by the coding sequence ATGTCAAAATTCGAAGATTTCAAAGTCAGTCGCTGGATTAATACCAGCCATTCGATCTTTCAGTTTTTGCTGGTATGTAGTTTCTTTATCGGACTCAACACCCTCTCATTGACCCACTTTAAGCGTTTCGATCTGACAGAGAATCGGATGTTCTCTCTCTCACCGGAAACGATTTCTTATGTTGAGGAGCTGAATGAACCTATTCGTATTATCGTTACTCGAAGCACCAGCGAGAACAGCTCTGATCTGGATTCCTATTACCAGGATGTAGAAAATCTGGTTAAAGAGTACGCTTACGAAGCCCAAAGAGCAGGGAAAGGGCCGATTGAAGCCGAATTTGTTAATGTGTTTCAGCAGACCCTGCTAGCCCAACAATTGGCAGATGAGTTTGGCATCAATCAGCCCAACTTAATCATTTTCGCCTCCGAAAATAAACACCGCATCATTACCCCTGACGAAATCTACAAAATGGAGGAGATGGAAAAGACGGCCTTCCGCGGAGAGCAGGTCTTTACCTCGGCCCTGTTGGATGTGAGTAGCCCGCAGAATACTTCCATCTACTTTGTGAAAGGGCACGGTGAACTGGATATCGCGAACGTGGACCCCATCTCTGGATTGTCCCAATTGACCGAAGAGTTGCGCCAGCGGAATTTCACAATAGACACCCTGGACCTGACACCAGCCAACTCGAGTATTCCTGAAGATGCAGACTTGCTCGTTTTAGCCGGCCCACAACAACCTCTTCTAGCTAGAGAAGTAACCATTCTAAAAGATTACCTGGCAGAAAATGCAGGCCGCTTAGTCATACTGATCGATCCGGGAATCAACAATAACCTGGGCGATCTGTTCTACCAATGGGGTGTTCTGGCTGAGGACATGGTAGTTCTGGACAGTGGGCCAGATTTCATGATGAACGGCGGGGACTTACTCCTTCGACGTTTTGATTCTGAGCATCCGATTACAGAATCCATGGCGAAAAACAGCCAGTCTGTAGTGGTTGGTTTTTCCAGACCCGTTCGAGCAGACATTGGCGCACCCATGGATGACCGACTGTCTGTTCTGCCGATAGTCGGCGGCTCAGAAACGAGTTGGGGGGAACGCTTCTATCGGGACGAAAATGAAATTGGGTATAATGAAGAAGTAGACCTGAAAGGCCCAGTCAGTATCGCTGTGGTCTCTGAACGTTCGATCTCCTCAGATCTAGGAATCGACATCCCGGGCGGACGGATGGTGGTGTTTGGCACTTCCAACCTTATTACAAATAGCCGCCTCAACGTATTGGGAAATTTTACCCTCATTTTGAATACCTTTAACTGGGCACTGGATAGGAATAACTTATTGTCGATCGCACCCAGGCCCATCGACCGGCTACACATCACTCTTAGCCAACAAGAAATGAAAAAGCTACGATTGGCCCTCTGGTTTTTACTGCCCGGTTGCAGTGCCATATTTGGAACCTTTATCTACTGGCTCCGCAGAAGTTAA
- a CDS encoding ABC transporter permease: MRHFFILLRHELRGVLLSPSTYLASFFFLLVMGFLYQWVLEDYNRAPHEMLPSNLFLNMFFFPALFIVPLFTMRSIAEERRLGLMDSLLTTPINSIELVASKFAAAYFFYTTLYLLTLAYPAITYYYFPDGRIIDQASLIGGYFFICISGLLFVSVGIFASSMTRSQLVAGIFTFTLLFGFIFGTNTLNNAAAERLNEFDTLRVIIEYLHMFDHVRDFSRGVVDTRPIVFYGSGTLLMLSLAVLAVDHKRQ; the protein is encoded by the coding sequence GTGAGACATTTCTTTATCCTTTTAAGGCATGAACTCAGGGGCGTTCTCTTGAGTCCGTCCACCTACCTGGCTTCGTTCTTTTTTCTGCTGGTGATGGGCTTTTTATATCAATGGGTGCTCGAAGATTATAATCGAGCTCCCCATGAGATGCTTCCTTCGAACCTGTTCCTGAATATGTTCTTTTTTCCAGCGTTGTTCATCGTGCCTCTGTTTACGATGCGCAGTATTGCTGAAGAGCGGCGCTTGGGGTTGATGGACAGCCTGCTGACAACACCCATCAATTCAATTGAACTGGTGGCTAGTAAATTTGCGGCGGCATACTTTTTCTACACCACACTCTACCTCCTCACATTGGCTTACCCAGCCATCACCTATTACTATTTCCCTGACGGTCGGATCATAGACCAGGCGAGCCTGATTGGAGGTTACTTTTTTATCTGTATCAGTGGCCTACTGTTTGTCTCTGTGGGTATCTTTGCCAGCTCGATGACACGGAGCCAATTGGTCGCAGGTATATTTACCTTCACACTATTGTTTGGATTTATTTTCGGTACTAACACGCTCAATAACGCCGCTGCTGAACGTCTCAATGAATTCGATACGCTTCGAGTCATCATCGAATACCTTCACATGTTTGATCATGTAAGAGACTTTAGCAGAGGAGTGGTTGATACTCGTCCAATCGTTTTTTACGGCAGCGGAACATTGCTCATGCTTAGCTTGGCGGTGTTGGCCGTTGACCACAAAAGGCAATAA
- a CDS encoding ABC transporter ATP-binding protein has translation MEDSVEYSIEVNNLTKQYGRITAIQDISFSLKKGEIVGFLGPNGAGKSTTMKILSGLITANSGRAYICGIPVATHPEEIKGKIGYMPENNPLPGDMRVTEYLKFRGKLKGVSGRKLRKRIEYVLELCDLARARRRVIGGLSKGYRQRIGIAEAILSEPEVIIMDEPTIGLDPHQIIKIRELIGTLKGRMSVIISSHILPEIELTCDRVIIINRGYVVASGTPEELRKEFLPESTYHLEIAGSSESLEPEIKYVSSKLAILSNESFSGSELNRVTLAGPSDPKVGEKLIKHLSSLPNFKLRSLHCQEATLEDIFLAATKRSWEVNEEDPDRLTATPFRKPYEVIEDEEEEVSPENEPETKEEA, from the coding sequence ATGGAAGACTCCGTCGAATACAGCATAGAGGTTAACAACCTTACCAAACAATACGGCCGCATAACGGCCATTCAGGATATCTCCTTCTCATTGAAGAAAGGGGAAATTGTTGGTTTCCTGGGTCCCAACGGTGCTGGTAAAAGCACGACGATGAAAATCCTTTCAGGTCTGATTACTGCAAATAGTGGAAGGGCCTACATCTGTGGAATCCCAGTCGCCACACACCCAGAAGAAATTAAGGGCAAGATCGGTTACATGCCTGAAAACAATCCTCTACCAGGGGACATGCGGGTGACTGAGTACTTAAAATTTCGAGGGAAGTTGAAAGGTGTATCGGGACGTAAGCTTCGCAAACGCATTGAATACGTGCTTGAACTCTGCGACCTTGCACGCGCTCGCCGCCGCGTTATCGGGGGTCTCTCGAAAGGTTATCGCCAGCGTATCGGCATTGCAGAGGCTATCCTATCTGAGCCAGAAGTGATTATCATGGACGAGCCGACCATCGGTCTCGATCCACACCAGATCATTAAAATTCGGGAGCTCATAGGTACTCTAAAAGGCCGCATGAGTGTTATTATTTCCAGCCACATCCTTCCTGAGATCGAGCTGACCTGCGATAGAGTGATCATTATTAATCGCGGCTATGTAGTCGCTTCCGGCACCCCGGAGGAATTGAGAAAAGAATTTCTCCCGGAAAGCACCTATCACTTGGAGATCGCCGGATCATCGGAATCGCTGGAACCAGAGATTAAGTATGTGAGCTCCAAGTTGGCTATTCTTTCGAATGAGTCCTTTTCCGGCTCTGAACTGAACCGAGTTACTCTAGCTGGACCTTCGGACCCCAAAGTCGGAGAAAAATTGATCAAGCATTTGTCGAGTCTACCCAATTTCAAGTTGCGTTCCCTGCATTGCCAGGAAGCCACCTTGGAAGACATATTCCTAGCGGCAACGAAACGCTCCTGGGAGGTGAATGAGGAAGATCCAGATCGATTGACAGCCACGCCCTTCAGGAAACCATACGAGGTAATCGAAGATGAGGAAGAGGAAGTCTCTCCTGAAAACGAACCAGAAACAAAGGAGGAAGCTTAA
- a CDS encoding biotin--[acetyl-CoA-carboxylase] ligase — translation MPHSEDHSLIILKALLEAQDGFVSGNALAEQLGVSRVSVWGRMKQLRSQGFEFEAIRRKGYRISKKPDSLNALLTRAYLKESEDCPELLFLTTIDSTNDHASRLLANDYEAPFLVISNQQTLGRGRMGRAWHSPPSSNLYMSFGSRPYVQPNRMQLFTLWMGVYVARHLRQQLGKVVGVKWPNDLFFNGKKLGGMLTEARVDADSLRELVFGIGLNVNQTKQDWPKELKESATSLRELCGEEQDLNKTAALLIEAIYTGYQAFLAGNIRSTFEDMWPEFDILKGQLIEAETRNGNIQGVANGLDNRGSLILKTGEGKITTLNSGEVHIKRR, via the coding sequence ATGCCTCACTCAGAAGATCACTCCCTCATCATATTGAAGGCACTCCTGGAAGCTCAGGATGGCTTTGTCTCCGGCAATGCTCTTGCGGAGCAATTGGGTGTGAGTCGGGTCAGCGTGTGGGGACGCATGAAACAACTGAGGAGCCAAGGCTTTGAATTCGAAGCGATTCGCCGCAAGGGATACCGAATCAGCAAGAAGCCAGACTCTCTGAATGCTCTATTAACGCGAGCTTACTTGAAGGAGTCGGAAGATTGCCCCGAACTGTTATTCCTAACCACCATCGACAGCACCAACGATCATGCGAGTCGGCTATTGGCCAATGATTACGAGGCGCCCTTCCTGGTAATATCCAATCAACAAACCCTTGGCCGGGGGCGAATGGGACGAGCCTGGCACAGCCCACCCTCGAGTAATCTCTATATGAGTTTTGGCAGCCGGCCCTATGTGCAACCAAATCGAATGCAGCTATTTACCTTGTGGATGGGCGTCTATGTTGCACGGCACCTGAGGCAGCAACTTGGTAAGGTGGTCGGAGTCAAATGGCCCAATGATCTGTTCTTCAACGGCAAGAAACTGGGAGGCATGCTAACAGAAGCTCGTGTAGATGCTGATTCATTGAGAGAACTTGTCTTTGGAATCGGGCTCAATGTAAACCAGACCAAACAGGATTGGCCCAAGGAATTGAAGGAGTCCGCGACCAGTTTGAGGGAACTCTGCGGAGAGGAACAGGACCTAAATAAAACCGCGGCTCTCTTGATTGAGGCCATTTACACAGGCTATCAGGCCTTCCTGGCTGGCAACATCCGCAGCACTTTTGAAGACATGTGGCCCGAATTTGATATTTTGAAAGGACAGCTCATCGAAGCCGAAACCCGCAATGGCAACATTCAGGGCGTAGCCAATGGGCTAGATAACCGAGGATCATTAATCCTGAAAACCGGGGAGGGCAAAATAACCACCCTTAACTCAGGCGAAGTGCACATCAAGCGCAGGTAA
- the nadC gene encoding carboxylating nicotinate-nucleotide diphosphorylase, with the protein MNNEERIQRFLHRVAAEDLSPTYLKGLVALAKDEDLKGAGLRHSNACPQDVTSSVLNQTGTGNAVLHAREDLVLCGLPLVTLVLEAYDPELAFTPHTEDGASLAAGGSIGEITGPISTLLMAERVLLNFLQFLSGVASETYKYVDALGASSTKLLDTRKTTPGYRMLQKYAVACGGGWNHRLGLFDRVMLKDNHLAADQAQTGQSLTDLVHRAQDLNPDLLIEVEVDHLNQISAVLAAEPDKLMLDNFHLSDLQAAVDIIGDRACTEATGNITLTNLHEIAEIRVDFVSTGALVHKSVWKDIGLDWK; encoded by the coding sequence GTGAATAATGAGGAGAGAATTCAAAGATTTTTGCACCGGGTTGCTGCAGAAGATTTATCCCCGACGTATTTGAAGGGGTTGGTCGCATTAGCGAAAGACGAGGACCTCAAGGGTGCAGGTTTGCGCCATTCAAACGCATGTCCCCAAGACGTTACCTCATCCGTGCTCAATCAGACAGGCACCGGCAACGCTGTGCTCCATGCCCGCGAAGATCTTGTCCTCTGTGGGTTGCCATTGGTGACTTTGGTGCTCGAGGCTTACGATCCAGAATTGGCCTTTACACCCCATACCGAAGATGGAGCCAGCTTGGCGGCTGGCGGATCCATTGGTGAGATAACAGGCCCCATATCGACACTGCTCATGGCTGAGCGTGTACTGCTCAACTTTTTACAGTTTCTCTCAGGGGTAGCTTCCGAGACCTATAAATATGTCGATGCGTTGGGCGCATCGTCTACTAAACTCCTCGATACGCGCAAAACCACCCCGGGATACCGCATGCTGCAAAAATATGCCGTGGCTTGCGGAGGTGGCTGGAATCACCGACTCGGATTGTTCGACCGAGTCATGCTGAAAGACAATCACCTGGCGGCAGACCAAGCTCAAACGGGACAGTCTTTGACTGATCTGGTGCATCGCGCACAGGATCTAAATCCTGATCTGCTCATTGAAGTAGAGGTTGATCATCTTAACCAAATTTCGGCGGTGTTGGCTGCTGAGCCAGACAAGCTGATGTTGGACAATTTCCACCTTTCGGACTTGCAAGCCGCTGTGGACATTATCGGCGATCGAGCCTGTACAGAAGCAACAGGGAACATTACTCTGACAAACTTGCACGAAATTGCGGAGATACGCGTGGATTTCGTGTCCACTGGTGCCTTGGTCCATAAGTCTGTATGGAAAGACATCGGCTTGGACTGGAAGTAA
- a CDS encoding SulP family inorganic anion transporter produces the protein MFDLLTKKRGNWKDDILSGLTVALALVPEAIAFSFAAGVDPLVGLWAAVFMGFITASIGGRPGMISGATGAIAVVVGKAVQYGETQGEGLGLQYLFTVIMLAGVIQITFGLLRLGRFIRLVPHPVMMGFVNGLAIVIFMAQFTSFKSPDGSWLPQDQLMVIGALIVATMLIIQFFPKLTKAVPSTLMAIVSVGLLSYFWADSKTVSDMLYEGTGSGVLSGAFPLPSIPTGFIDWNWESIKVIGGTALTVAMVGLIESLMTLQLIDDLTETRGHGNLECIAQGGANFMSGLFGGMGGCAMIGQSLINIKSGGRGRTSGVVAAVALAIFIMVGGPVIGQIPIAALVGVMFMVVIGTFEWSTFKTFGRVPFSEIFVILAVTLITVFLHNLALAVIAGVILSALVFAWESAKHVRLNPQDREDGVRLYGLQGLLFFGSVREFTERLSPRDDPDEIIIDFLEARVCDYSSLEALNALTERYKKSGKRVRLRHLSPDCQQLLKRSAPLVEVEIAEDDPHYTVARI, from the coding sequence ATGTTTGATTTGCTGACCAAGAAGCGGGGTAATTGGAAGGATGACATTCTCTCAGGCCTCACCGTCGCTCTAGCGCTCGTTCCCGAGGCGATTGCTTTCTCTTTTGCTGCTGGAGTGGATCCACTCGTTGGCCTTTGGGCAGCCGTTTTCATGGGCTTCATTACGGCTTCTATCGGTGGTCGCCCGGGAATGATTTCTGGCGCCACAGGAGCGATCGCTGTGGTGGTTGGAAAGGCCGTGCAATATGGAGAAACCCAGGGTGAAGGACTAGGACTACAATATTTGTTTACGGTGATTATGCTGGCCGGTGTGATTCAGATCACCTTTGGCCTACTTCGATTGGGTCGGTTTATCAGACTGGTGCCTCATCCCGTGATGATGGGTTTTGTAAACGGCCTCGCGATCGTGATTTTTATGGCCCAGTTCACATCCTTCAAATCGCCGGACGGCTCTTGGTTGCCTCAAGATCAGCTTATGGTCATTGGTGCGCTCATTGTGGCGACGATGTTGATCATCCAATTCTTCCCAAAACTGACCAAGGCTGTCCCCTCTACTTTGATGGCCATTGTCAGTGTTGGGTTGCTCAGTTATTTCTGGGCAGATTCGAAAACTGTTTCAGATATGCTCTATGAAGGTACTGGTAGTGGAGTACTCAGTGGCGCATTTCCGCTACCCTCCATTCCTACCGGCTTCATCGATTGGAATTGGGAAAGCATCAAGGTCATTGGAGGCACAGCCCTCACGGTGGCCATGGTGGGTCTCATCGAATCCTTAATGACTCTGCAATTGATTGATGATTTGACCGAGACTCGTGGACACGGGAATCTGGAGTGTATTGCCCAAGGGGGTGCTAACTTCATGTCCGGACTATTTGGCGGCATGGGCGGTTGCGCCATGATCGGCCAAAGTTTGATCAATATTAAATCTGGAGGCCGAGGACGAACTTCGGGTGTCGTTGCCGCCGTCGCGTTGGCCATTTTCATTATGGTTGGCGGACCGGTTATCGGACAAATACCCATTGCAGCTTTAGTTGGAGTTATGTTCATGGTGGTCATCGGCACTTTTGAGTGGTCTACCTTCAAGACATTCGGGCGTGTCCCATTCTCTGAAATCTTTGTCATCTTAGCTGTGACCTTGATCACTGTTTTCCTCCACAATCTGGCGCTTGCTGTCATTGCAGGTGTGATTTTATCGGCCCTGGTCTTTGCATGGGAAAGTGCGAAGCACGTGCGGTTGAATCCTCAGGATCGTGAAGATGGTGTGCGTCTGTATGGACTTCAGGGATTACTATTCTTTGGGTCTGTCCGTGAGTTCACGGAACGTTTGTCTCCCAGAGATGATCCCGACGAAATAATTATCGATTTTCTGGAAGCCCGCGTGTGTGACTACTCCAGCTTGGAGGCATTAAATGCGCTCACCGAGCGGTACAAAAAGTCTGGGAAACGGGTACGTCTGCGTCACCTCAGTCCGGATTGCCAACAGCTTCTCAAGAGATCCGCTCCTTTGGTGGAAGTTGAGATAGCTGAGGACGATCCGCACTACACAGTCGCTCGGATTTAG
- a CDS encoding flippase-like domain-containing protein, which translates to MADIQNSSSPKLGKYLRYGLQGVTLCVLATVVILFFTVESETWNHIAQFNWVFTPIILVCIFIAWLCNGGRIWINSKALGHQLTYKQAISVSMSTEFGIAASPAGMGGTALRLYLLKKAHVPLTTSASMLAADVVVDLTFFGLLTPIAIFFIVRDQNWTSMFTELPGWQMALAGGLVLAALIGMVVFFQTGLWSKVIHAISIATPTGRRRRWPGKFRHFRWELKRSMRRTWLITRFLFRKRRSALVINFCLASVQWLCRYGALPLILLAFGSLKNPFPLLFIQGFLFLFAMLVFLPGGGGGVEVATYFILSHFVPESMVGLVLLLWRFSTYHLYLIGGGAVFFYVSGHMNRIFPRKENPTGTKETD; encoded by the coding sequence ATGGCCGATATACAAAATAGCTCATCTCCAAAACTTGGAAAATATCTGCGCTATGGCCTGCAGGGTGTTACACTATGCGTTTTAGCCACGGTTGTTATTTTATTCTTCACGGTTGAGAGCGAAACCTGGAACCACATCGCCCAATTCAATTGGGTCTTTACTCCCATAATCCTCGTCTGTATTTTCATCGCCTGGCTTTGTAATGGCGGCCGCATATGGATCAATTCCAAGGCGTTGGGTCACCAGCTGACCTATAAGCAAGCAATCTCTGTTTCCATGTCCACAGAGTTTGGAATAGCGGCCTCTCCTGCAGGCATGGGTGGTACGGCCCTACGCCTATACTTGCTAAAGAAGGCCCACGTCCCTCTCACAACCAGCGCCTCTATGTTGGCAGCTGATGTAGTCGTAGACTTAACATTCTTTGGCTTGCTTACACCCATTGCCATTTTCTTTATCGTCCGCGATCAAAACTGGACGTCCATGTTCACAGAACTTCCAGGATGGCAGATGGCCTTGGCCGGCGGATTGGTTCTAGCAGCATTGATTGGAATGGTGGTCTTTTTTCAAACCGGGCTCTGGTCCAAAGTCATTCACGCAATTTCCATAGCTACTCCTACCGGGAGAAGACGACGCTGGCCTGGCAAATTTCGCCACTTCCGCTGGGAGCTAAAACGAAGCATGCGACGCACTTGGCTCATTACCCGTTTTCTTTTTCGCAAACGTCGCAGCGCATTAGTCATCAATTTTTGTTTGGCCTCCGTCCAGTGGCTTTGCCGTTACGGGGCGCTCCCACTCATCTTACTCGCATTTGGTAGCCTGAAAAATCCATTCCCGCTCCTGTTTATCCAAGGCTTCCTGTTTTTATTCGCCATGCTTGTGTTCCTGCCTGGCGGTGGAGGTGGCGTAGAAGTAGCAACCTATTTCATTCTCAGCCATTTTGTCCCTGAGAGCATGGTTGGGCTGGTACTACTTCTCTGGCGATTTTCCACCTACCACCTCTACTTGATCGGAGGCGGTGCAGTATTCTTTTATGTCAGCGGTCATATGAACCGCATTTTTCCTAGAAAGGAAAATCCAACTGGCACGAAAGAAACAGACTAA